The sequence CTCAAGGATGACGTGACCACAAAGGAGTTTCTTGAATTGAAGAAATTCTTAAACCGTGAGACGGCTGCTGGGAAGAAATGGTTCCCGCCGAAGGAAGACGTGTACTCCTGGTAGGCTACGCCGACTGCCCAATATTCTTGCCTGCCTGTACCAGGTTGTCTAACAAATTCAGGTCTCGTCATACGCCATTCAACGAAGTCAAAGTCGTTATTGTCGGCCAAGATCCCTACCACAACGTGAACCAAGCACACGGCATGGCCTTTTCCGTTCGACCGCCAACTCCGGCGCCGCCATCGCTTCGAAATATGTATATTGCTCTGAAGAAGGATTATCCTAGCTTCGTTGAGCCGCCGAACCGGGGTGGCTTGTTAACGCCATGGGCCGACCGAGGCGTGCTGATGCTCAATACATGCCTTACTGTTCGTGCACACGAGGCCAATTCACATGCCAATCGTGGCTGGGAGCGGTTCACTCAGAAAGTCATTGACCTCATTGCCCAAAAGCGGACACGAGGTGTGGTCTTCATGGCATGGGGAACACCAGCCAGCAAGCGAGTGCAGAGGGTGGATAAACAACGCCACCTGGTGCTCCTCAGCGTTCATCCTAGCCCACTGAGCGCGTCCAGGGGATTCTTCGATTGCGGCCATTTCAAAGCAGCAAACGAATGGCTCATCACTAGGTatggcgatgacggcgaGATTGACTGGGCCTTGAAACCCGGAAACACAACCAAGAAGCTCGTCAAGAAAGATGCCAAGGAGGATACCAAGGAAGATGCTAAAGAAGATGCGGCCCCAGTAGCGAATGGAGATGCAAAGGGTGCAGAGTCACAAGACAAATCACCAGAGAAACCAAAGGGGGGTGCAAAGACCAATGTTGAAtccaagacaaagaaggcaGAACTCAAaagcgacgaagacgacttcgattctgatgatgaggctgcGTTGGCAGAAGCCCTTGAACTTGCAGAAGAGCAAACCAAGAACTAAGCATGATACCATATGAGAATAGAGGGAAAGGGCTACGATTGGAATGGAAAAGCAGCGATTGGACATGATGACATATTTTAAAGACGTTTAAGCTATAAATGATAGCAATTTGGGTATACTACTTTGGAAGCGTCGGCAGACGCAGGATTAAGATCCTTCAGATTGAAAAATAGGGAATTTCACATATTATTACGGGATTTACGGTTACTGGCGAGCAAATTTCCCACTAATAGGCAAAATTTTGCTCCAGATGGAAAACGAGGGCTATTATTTGAacaacagctgtttttttactatacttGGGCTCTCTGACTTCTATGCTGCGGAAAACACCATGAAGCCCTCGGCAGCTCACTgaatactagtagtatactGTAGTGGCCTACGATTTGTTTCCGCCTAAAGGGCATagattcttcttgctgcgTTCACCACGTAGCTGCTTGTTATCGCGTGGCTAAAATTAGACACTACCGCGGTATCCAAGGACAATTTCGCTTTTGGAATCAATGATCGCTTGTCACCAGCATGCTCGTACTACCTACCCAGGGCCGTTCGACTATTTCGTGTGCATCTATCGTTTATTAGGCCTTGGTTGGGCAGGAGACCAGGGGTTGACCTAGCGCCAGAGCTCAGCTGAACACTCATGTCCTATAATATTTGATGTGGCTTAACTGCGTGTCCCATGGTTAGGCTCTCGGCAATTCACAGCCTTGTCTATTCAATATCCATCGTTGGTAATACTGGATGCGAACATACGACGCTCACTGTTATCACAGTCCTTTTACTTCTTCCAATAGACGCTGTTTTGCGGTCCTGTTAATACTAACCTAGTATTCACTGCTAGTACTACAAGATAGCCTGGGGCTAAGAACATGTGTAAATTGACAAGACAAGATAGCATTTTCCTACGCCATACGACATACACACTGCAAGACATCTGCTTGGCCAATTAACATCAAACAGTCCCTCTTGGTAGGGCGAGCTGCTCGCAACTATTGTACAGAGTTGGAAGCTGGCCGCTGACAGCCCTACTAGCAATGGTAGGCTGAGAACTTGTTTCACAAGATCCTAGCGCAAGCAATCAAACAATATCGCCTGTAGCGGCCCAAGCTTGCCCAACCCCTGCCTCGTATGATTTCATGGCTGCGGACATTCTCGAGGGAGCCCAAGTCAAGCGTTCTCGGTGCATGCACTCCGCATGGAGAAAGCTTCGTCTGAGCGCTGCGTACCTACGGATTGCATGCAGATCAGATACCCGACGTAGGCGGCATAATATTGGGGCTACATCCGCAACGGCTCTGTGAACTGTGAGACAAGACAGCAGCCacggaaaaaaacaaagttGGTGTGCATATGCCCTGGCATATTGTTGCGTATGGGTATTAGTGCAGTACATGCGGTAATCTGCGCGCTTTGCAGGTTTCAAACActgttaatattaataggtATCCAAACATACGAGTATTCTGCACGTCTTGAGTAGAAAACGTCGACGAGATCTGCTTACTCGTAACGAGAACTAGCTGCGACGCCCGAGCGATGATTTGGCCGTGCTAATTTAAATTTCAGGGTTAGCTCCCGGGGCAGCCCATGCCTGGTGCCAGATG comes from Trichoderma asperellum chromosome 3, complete sequence and encodes:
- a CDS encoding uncharacterized protein (BUSCO:EOG092D2N6I): MSSLKRKAATTGNETEAKKTRANGSISSFFGAAPKPAGAAPSPAAKFDKAKWVEGLTAEQKELLKLEIDTLHDSWLALLKDDVTTKEFLELKKFLNRETAAGKKWFPPKEDVYSWSRHTPFNEVKVVIVGQDPYHNVNQAHGMAFSVRPPTPAPPSLRNMYIALKKDYPSFVEPPNRGGLLTPWADRGVLMLNTCLTVRAHEANSHANRGWERFTQKVIDLIAQKRTRGVVFMAWGTPASKRVQRVDKQRHLVLLSVHPSPLSASRGFFDCGHFKAANEWLITRYGDDGEIDWALKPGNTTKKLVKKDAKEDTKEDAKEDAAPVANGDAKGAESQDKSPEKPKGGAKTNVESKTKKAELKSDEDDFDSDDEAALAEALELAEEQTKN